ttatctgaagacATTCCTTGTATTCATTAactatatatttctcattttccaTTACATTTGTGAATCTAATTACTTATTTGAATGATaaaagttcaaaacattttttaaaaaagcaatgactGAAAATACATTCTTGAAGCAAAATCATTGAGCTGAgacaggtttttatttttattaaatcctaTGCTCAGTTCAGGCAGTCTGTGTCCTTAAGATTGCTCAAGTTAAGCAATcagattttgttttctaaatgaCGTTCCTGCCTTTACTAAtacagaaaacagaaaaataaatagtagtAATCATAAcctaattctttttcaatatgtAACATACCAATAGATGAAATTCTTCTTCTAATTCCAAGAGTTACTTTCCCATTGGCAGCAGTATTCCCAATTAATTGCACAACTCGGTGATGAGATGTATTAATGACAGACTGGCCATCTACAGAGACTATTTCATCTCCAGTGTGTAATCTACCATCTAAATCTGCAGCACCACCAGGAACTAGATGGCCAATTGCAACCTATTAATAAGAAAACAgtatggggaaaaaaaacaaaaaaaaccctttaactttattttaaaaaatacaagcaatttataaataaaatatctactgGTGAATAATATACATTTCCCCAAAACTATATCTAACAATAACTTTTACaactttttacagaaataattatcacattttaaaaattcataaaattttaaatcatattactcgctatcatttttacaaaatttcaaaaatagccttaaattaaaaaacttccaaattaTTCTCCATTATtgataaaacagaatataaaattactttttttttttccctatcaaGGACATTTACATATGTAAGTGTATACaaagattttttaagtaaaaatattccaAGTAAGTTTCTATGATTTGAATGAATTGTTGCTGATATAAAACGAggcagtttttttcttcttctcacttcaagaaaatttattattgaaattaaatgctttcCCTCATACAATTTAAATATGCCACAGAAAGATATACCTTtcctaaacattttatttttgatttccaaaatttttactttgGATGTTTCTAACAATCATTtatggaatattaaataataattacttaaaatttcatactGAATTATCTCTGAACAGATAAAATTCAGTTACGCTTTTTTCTCCACTTTCAATAAGAAAGCAAGTtatgcatacatttaaaaaaaaaaaaaaaaatcccttcataAAATACTCCTGAGATTTCGAagtatttttatcatatcaaaatATGTGGTTCAATTTCTCTAAAAgtgttatttctaaaaaattaaaatataagtaatagaataaaaacatttaataaatatgggAAGGAATTCATTAAGAGTTATTGCAAGTATAATCCAAATAAAGCAGAAAGAAGATAAAGATTTAATCTAGTTtcctatgtattatttttaagtctttaTATATAGCTAAATACAACTATATGATAAAAACCATACAGCAagggataattcaaaaatatcaatacaacctttaaaataaaaggatgtgatttttttttcagcaatcaAAACTAATTTAGTACTTCCAACTTcagttgcattctttttttttaaaaaataattgttatatgattttttatcaataaggtgatatttctaatacaaaaacattaataaaactagAGGTAAAAAGACAAAGAACTACAAATATTTCTcactgaattattttactttctaaaactataaacatattctatatatatatatagaactttTATAATACACAAATAAACTCAAATAAACTTACCTGAGATCCTTCTTCCGTGCCACCTACAATTCGAAATCCAAACCCACTTTCTTGGCGATGAAGTGTAACAGTCATTTCCAAGTATTCAGGAGCACGGCCCAGCATTGGCGGCCTAAGTACACCTGGTTGGGAATATACAGAACCTGTAGAATACAGGCTTTCACCCTTGTTCATTGTTGCCACAGGAGATGGATTTTCATGCTCAAAGGAAGTACCTCGTTTCCTTCTAGTTAAACTATCATAATGAGAGCTGTTTGGTGAATGCCCGGACGGGTTCGTTCTATAAGCTGGTTCATGGTGAACCATAGAGTCACTAGTGCCATTACTGACTGACATTGGCCCATAATGCACAGGAGGTTGACTATAAGGACTTCGGACAGAATTCATCCTATGGTATGAAGGATCATTTGGATGTCCCTGGGAATAGCCATAGGAATCCCTGACTGGTATACTTTCATGGTTAGATTTATTAGTCCAAGAATGATTGTTAGAATTATGAGAAAACACACTGTCTTCATAAGAGTCATTAAAGTTTGTTCGTGAGTGAGGGGGAACAGGGGGTGGCAGCTTTGACTGGCAGTAACCATACTGAGAATTAATACCATTGTCCAACATATCTGAAGAATGATTTACAGTACTGAAGTCAACAGATTTGTTCAGCTCTTTGTTGTGATTATCAGCCCAATATGTTTCCCTAAGCTTGCCAAGTGTTGTATACCATGATGGATTCACTGTGGTTTTATCAAGAGCAGCACTGTAAGCAGTCCTTAAAGCTGGTGGATGATCCATTTTCCAGCTATTGGAAAAGGCAGTTGGTCGGTTTGCATTACTGTCGAATCCACGATCTCCAACAGAAGAATGTCTCATAGGTTCAGGATTAGATGGGATGCGAGAATAATCTGGTTGGTTGACTAATATGCCATTTCCTCGATGCATTGGATTAGACCTCTCTGTTGGTTCAGAACTTGGCATAGAGTCAGATTTTGGCCAATGTCTTGTATCAACAAGAGGGGTTTTTGGTCGATTCACATGAACAGTTTCCTTGTCACGAGAACTGTACAAATCAGCAGTAGGAGTTTTGCTACGATACATGGTGGCAGCAGCAGGTGTATAGGAATCTATgacaataaaagattatttttttatggttcTTATTGGAAGAACTTAGAAGGAAAAGAATGTAATGACAGACATCTTGTAAGAAATCATAACATACTGCACTTACCAGTTGACCTATAAGGATAGGAATGGGATGAATTATTGCTAGCACTTCTCCGAACACCTAGATCATCAGCAGATTTCATCTAAGAGCAAATAATACAAAgagaaattcaacatttataattattacaaaataaaataattaaaaaactaattacaatttaattaaaatataccttGGCAACTTTAGAAAGCAACCCCCTTTGAATAGTAATATGAGCCGATTCATCACAAAGGCAATCTTTAAGAATTTGCACAACCTCACTATGGGGTAAGCCACGAATATTCCTgccattaatttcaattaaaatgtcaCCTTCCTGTAAATGCTGGCAACGATCTCGATCCAAAATTTTCTTCACCTGTAGAAAATGAGGGAAAGGAAGAAGtttaagatttcaatttaatGGAAGAACCTGGAACAtaagacaaatatttcaaaattagttttataattaccTTTTGACCATACACACTGTCAGCTATAGTGAATCCAAATCCTCCTTTTCCTTTCACAATTTCTACAGATAGAAAATCTGCTTTGCCAGGAACTTGATGATTTACATCATGAGAGCTGACAGAGTGATCACCACTGGCAATGCTGTGATCAGGTGCCATATCTCCAGTTAAGCTTCGATGCCTTTGGGATTGGAAAGAAGTGAGATCTGGCATGGATTTAGCAGAACGAGTGGTAGATTCTGCTGATTCAATTCCACTCAAACAACCACAATAACCATTGGGCCCATTTCCATGATTGCAACTAGTTACACCATTCGTAGTTACAATTTCTGTATCAGGATCTTCTGGATCAAATGGAAGCTGGTAACCTTTGCACACTCCTAGATGTACTGTTTCTCCGGGAGGTATGGACTGAAATAATGATACAACATCCTGATGGCTGAAACCTAATACACATTGGTCATTGATGTATACAAGTACATcacctaaataaaaaaagaaataaagataaataacaaatgaataaaattaaaataagtattatcttcagtataaatttaatgctttagtATAAATTAGGCCAATGTGTATGGCAATGTATCTTATATTGGCAGCTTCCAATATAAGATAcaaattttgttcattatataAACTGACCCAGGGTTACCAAAAcgttttaacttttataaacaaTGTCTTTTCTAACTGTGGCACAATAATTAATACCTAAACTCTTACAGCAAGAATGTCAAACTTAATGCTACTGTACAAATAAACAAGATAAGTTTATTCAActccaaaagaaaattttaatttttaaagaagtacaaacttattttgaaaacagTACATAAATAACACAAAGTTAATGTTTTCTCCTTCCTCCGCAATGCTTCCTTTTTACCATTTTTCTAACTTTGGGAGCTATCTTATTATcaatgataaatgttaaaattgactTAAGGTGGGTATGAGTAGCTCTGAATCAGGCAGGAGATTTAATTACTTTGATAAGAAAAAATGACTGATTGCACTAATGCTTCAAAATCTGATTGGCAAATATTTATGTAACTCAGAATTCTAAATCCACTGAATATTGccttaaaattagaaaagcatTATATGTCAATCACTGCCATTTTCATATGATTACATACTGATTTTATATCCAGGAGAAGAAAAAAGATCAAGGAAAAGGAaaagaagggaggggggggggaacttTCGTTTTAAAGAATGTAACcttatttcaaatcaattatcttaagaattaaaacatttttctgtatattttcgaTATATTAATTCCCTTAATTTCCATATTGAATGCTagaaaatgtgttaaatatttattttttatcaaataaatttcaaaaaactacaaaattttcattacagaTTTGTTATATGTGGTTATGCCTGCAGGtctacaaaaatttgacacacttGCTTTAAACATAGGCATATAGTGCATTtgaaaaaatgctctaaataatatttctaattacattttatattatttgggcTCATAAAACAGCTGCTGAAAAACTATGAAAGctaaactttataattaataattttttgagtttttgtaCAAGTTTCAAGTTTGATctcaaaactaatataaaaaatttaaaataaataaattaaaaaaaaagttttttttttttttaaaagaaagaagtttttaaaagtgaattaacaaaatatgaaaatctcCTTCCCCCAGACACATAGAAGTCAAAATCATACCAGCAATAAACATGAAGCAATATTATCAGATATGTATAATATTTGCATAAGTAGataatattaattagatattaaaaaaaacacaaacatgtagagagaaaaatgtattcataataaatttgccagaaaattattcttaaggCAATTTAATATAGAacacataaataattaaagtgaaaaatgtaaataaagcttG
Above is a genomic segment from Argiope bruennichi chromosome 1, qqArgBrue1.1, whole genome shotgun sequence containing:
- the LOC129960521 gene encoding membrane-associated guanylate kinase, WW and PDZ domain-containing protein 1-like isoform X3, whose product is MQLERSGNLLESGIYDGNHYGTPKPQEECPLPVSRPNSYSNNNSNNIIPGIHPSSEGKRRRNRSSVEAMTAKTSGEQTESTYGHSGKNNIDSSHISQGSVSDELVKPLKKVSVSDDDDLGPLPENWEKAYTEDGEPYYIDHNTGTSQWLDPRPRNKKPVEECKENELPYGWEKINDPHYGTYYIDHVNKRTQYENPVTQARKISTSSLHEDSMPNGSQNSWRNDKGDRSSEQNDSAPPEINSLPKHPDAQNQQRNGTDTLHSKDGRTNRDGAPYAGLRGSGYHPPYVFTDNPAELQGTMVRTSLVKSARGFGFTIVGGDDGDVREFLQIKAIVPHGPAWQDGKLSTGDVLVYINDQCVLGFSHQDVVSLFQSIPPGETVHLGVCKGYQLPFDPEDPDTEIVTTNGVTSCNHGNGPNGYCGCLSGIESAESTTRSAKSMPDLTSFQSQRHRSLTGDMAPDHSIASGDHSVSSHDVNHQVPGKADFLSVEIVKGKGGFGFTIADSVYGQKVKKILDRDRCQHLQEGDILIEINGRNIRGLPHSEVVQILKDCLCDESAHITIQRGLLSKVAKMKSADDLGVRRSASNNSSHSYPYRSTDSYTPAAATMYRSKTPTADLYSSRDKETVHVNRPKTPLVDTRHWPKSDSMPSSEPTERSNPMHRGNGILVNQPDYSRIPSNPEPMRHSSVGDRGFDSNANRPTAFSNSWKMDHPPALRTAYSAALDKTTVNPSWYTTLGKLRETYWADNHNKELNKSVDFSTVNHSSDMLDNGINSQYGYCQSKLPPPVPPHSRTNFNDSYEDSVFSHNSNNHSWTNKSNHESIPVRDSYGYSQGHPNDPSYHRMNSVRSPYSQPPVHYGPMSVSNGTSDSMVHHEPAYRTNPSGHSPNSSHYDSLTRRKRGTSFEHENPSPVATMNKGESLYSTGSVYSQPGVLRPPMLGRAPEYLEMTVTLHRQESGFGFRIVGGTEEGSQVAIGHLVPGGAADLDGRLHTGDEIVSVDGQSVINTSHHRVVQLIGNTAANGKVTLGIRRRISSIDSAYTRSMESIYPYDVTITRQENEGFGFVIISSVNRAGATIGRIIEGSPADRCGQLHVGDRILAVNGISILNMHHGETVNLIKDSGYSITLTIGPPQDDTSSTTSASQRGEELDDQYHAIELHRGTKGFGFSIRGGKEFQNMPLFVLRIAENGPAHLNGKLMVGDQIIEINGKNTKNMTHAEAIELIRQGGSTVRLLVKRGSHISPQDEDPMVPPIPMNRYPQHHPPMLASNGLMGGSNSRTGSDNISQDYYAWSYEQH